The Arachis ipaensis cultivar K30076 chromosome B07, Araip1.1, whole genome shotgun sequence genome includes a window with the following:
- the LOC107606141 gene encoding uncharacterized protein LOC107606141, with protein sequence MERSTPVRKPHTSTADLLVWSEIPPADSPAPSSALRSHQPSDGISKVVFGGQVTDEEVESLNKRKPCSEYKMKEITGSGIFVGEGESDASEAGSANPSANKTGLRMYQQAIAGISHISFGDEEAISPKKPTSLPEVAKQRELSGTLESEDSQLKKQLSDAKCKELSGHDIFAPPPEIKPRPITPRIMELKGSIDIGEPAAHGDGKSNGEPLKTAKKIYNQKFSELSGNDIFKGDVPPSSAEKSLSGAKLREMSGSNIFADGKVESRDYLGGVRKPPGGESSIALV encoded by the exons ATGGAGAGGAGCACTCCGGTGAGGAAGCCACACACATCAACGGCAGATCTGCTTGTTTGGTCCGAGATTCCGCCAGCTGATTCTCCAGCTCCTTCCTCCGCCCTTCGCTCTCACcag CCGTCCGATGGGATCAGCAAGGTGGTGTTTGGGGGTCAGGTCACTGATGAGGAGGTCGAGTCCTTAAACAAACG AAAGCCTTGTTCAGAGTATAAGATGAAGGAGATCACAGGTAGTGGAATTTTTGTGGGTGAAGGGGAAAGTGACGCATCAGAAGCTGGCAGTGCCAACCCTTCTGCAAATAAAACAGGATTGCGGATGTATCAg CAAGCAATTGCAGGAATCAGTCATATCTCCTTTGGTGATGAGGAGGCTATTTCTCCAAAAAAGCCCACTAGTTTACCAGAGGTGGCCAAGCAGCGGGAGCTAAGTGGAACTCTGGAAAGTGAAGACTCTCAACTGAAAAAGCAGCTTTCGGATGCCAAGTGCAAGGAGCTTAGTGGTCATGACATATTTGCTCCACCACCAGAAATCAAACCCCGGCCAATAACTCCTCGCATAATGGAGTTGAAAGGGAGCATAGATATTGGGGAACCCGCTGCACAT GGTGATGGAAAGTCTAATGGGGAACCACTTAAAACAGCAAAGAAGATTTACAACCAGAAATTCTCAGAGCTTTCGGGAAATGACATATTCAAGGGGGATGTGCCGCCTTCATCTGCCGAGAAATCGCTGAGCGGGGCTAAACTACGAGAGATGAGCGGCAGCAACATCTTTGCCGATGGGAAGGTAGAATCTAGAGACTACCTTGGGGGCGTACGGAAGCCGCCGGGTGGGGAGAGCAGCATTGCATTGGTATAA